The following are encoded in a window of Fusarium oxysporum f. sp. lycopersici 4287 chromosome 5, whole genome shotgun sequence genomic DNA:
- a CDS encoding transcriptional regulator yields the protein MYIRAAHAEADLRVLRRLIHENPLGMLTTGIKSQTHSFLQSSHIPFLLDVQDESSETELGRLRGHLARQNPQSKAMIEHCTSNPSLKSYLEDEVLVIFTKSTHHYVTPKFYTETKPANGKVVPTWNYAAAQVYGKARIYYENNEETSSFLGKAISDLTDHNERNTMGYTGGERPSQWKVSDAPEKYVELLKRNIIGIEIEVTKLEGKFKMSQEMGEGDREGVIKGFEGLGTEVGDEIARVVKERGELKDQKK from the coding sequence ATGTATATCCGCGCCGCCCACGCCGAAGCAGACCTCCGCGTCCTTCGCCGTCTCATCCACGAAAACCCCCTCGGAATGCTCACAACCGGCATAAAGTCCCAAACCCACTCCTTTCTCCAAAGCAGCCACatcccttttcttctcgaCGTACAAGATGAATCCAGCGAAACAGAACTCGGTCGTCTGCGCGGCCACTTGGCCCGCCAAAACCCCCAAAGCAAAGCCATGATCGAACACTGCACCTCCAACCCCTCTCTAAAAAGTTATCTCGAAGACGAAGTCCTAGTGATCTTCACCAAGTCGACTCATCATTATGTGACCCCCAAATTCTACACCGAGACAAAACCAGCGAATGGAAAGGTTGTGCCGACGTGGAATTACGCAGCGGCGCAGGTTTATGGAAAAGCGAGGATTTACTATGAGAACAATGAAGAGACGTCTTCATTTCTGGGAAAGGCGATTAGTGATCTTACGGATCATAATGAGAGGAACACGATGGGGTATACGGGTGGCGAGAGACCAAGCCAGTGGAAGGTGTCTGATGCGCCGGAGAAGTATgttgagttgttgaagaggaacATTATTGGGATTGAGATCGAGGTTACCAAGCTGGAgggcaagttcaagatgagTCAGGAGATGGGAGAGGGGGATAGGGAGGGTGTTATCAAGGGTTTTGAAGGGTTGGGGACggaggttggtgatgagattgcAAGGGTCGTTAAGGAGCGTGGGGAGCTGAAGGATCAGAAGAAGTGA
- a CDS encoding MFS transporter, SP family, sugar:H+ symporter translates to MAPSFLTVHFDDQNPNSEKGKEAGARRSLAGLDYSPLPRITGRSFLLATFVSMGGLLFGYDTGQISGFLEMPDFLDRFAQTNSKGEKEFSTVRSGLIVSLLSIGTLMGALIAAPVADRIGRKYSISGWTWVIAIGFVIQISSETDWVQIMMGRWVAGLGVGALSLLVPMFQSETAPPWIRGAMVCCYQLFITMGIFLAACFNYGTVTHHPNSSACWRIVIGVGWVFTLVLGIGILFLPDTPRFDYRNGKVDRARETLCKVYGATPNHWAIHTQMEEIESKLRAESHIKQSPVQEFVNMWKAPRMAYRIFIGMSLQMFQQLTGANYFFYYGTTIFQSVSINSYKTQIILNTINFLVTFIGLYIVEHYGRRKSLIAGSTWMFICFLIFASVGHFSLDRNDPTKTQGAGIAMIVFACLFILGFATTWGPMIWTIMAEIFPSRYRAKGMALSTASNWLWNFLLAFFTPFITKDIDFLYGYVFAGCNVLGGLLVYFFVIEGQGRTLEEIDTMYLERVNPMKSSKWVPPPPEEMSRIRKQAGTDLETAAPAASSDDETLARPSGVTDGGMGHHKEEHAGTTHRE, encoded by the exons ATGGCGCCGTCTTTCCTCACTGTTCATTTCGATGACCAGAATCCAAACTCTgaaaagggaaaagaggCTGGTGCGAGGAGATCTCTCGCTGGCCTTGATTACTCGCCTTTGCCTCGCATCACGGGCCGATCTTTTCTCCTAGCTACCTTTGTCTCTATGGGTGGTCTTCT TTTCGGCTATGATACAGGCCAAATCTCAGGCTTCCTCGAGATGCCAGACTTTCTCGACCGTTTCGCCCAAACAAACAGTAAGGGAGAAAAGGAATTCAGCACCGTCCGTTCAGGCCTCATCGTCTCGCTTCTCTCAATCGGTACGCTCATGGGCGCGCTGATCGCAGCGCCTGTTGCAGACCGCATTGGACGAAAGTACAGTATCTCCGGCTGGACGTGGGTGATTGCTATTGGCTTCGTCATCCAGATTTCTTCAGAAACGGACTGGGTGCAGATCATGATGGGCCGATGGGTCGCTGGTCTTGGAGTCGGCGCCTTGTCGCTGCTTGTTCCTATGTTCCAGAGCGAGACTGCACCGCCGTGGATTCGTGGTGCGATGGTTTGCTGTTATCAGCTCTTTATT ACGATGGGCATTTTCTTGGCTGCGTGCTTCAACTACGGCACTGTAACGCACCATCCCAACAGCTCAGCATGCTGGCGCATCGTCATCGGCGTCGGCTGGGTTTTTACTCTTGTTCTCGGCATTGGAATTTTGTTTCTTCCTGACACGCCCCGTTTTGACTACCGCAATGGCAAAGTCGACCGTGCGCGTGAAACTCTCTGCAAAGTATACGGCGCGACGCCAAACCATTGGGCGATCCATACTCAAATGGAAGAAATCGAGTCCAAGCTGCGCGCCGAGAGTCACATCAAGCAGAGCCCCGTCCAAGAATTCGTGAATATGTGGAAAGCGCCCCGCATGGCTTATCGTATCTTCATCGGAATGTCGCTCCAGATGTTTCAGCAACTTACCGGTGCGAATTACTTCTTTTACTACGGCACTACCATCTTTCAGTCTGTGTCAATCAACAGCTACAAGACGCAGATCATTCTGAACACGATTAACTTTCTGGTTACGTTTATTGGATTGTATATCGTTGAGCACTACGGTCGGCGCAAGTCGCTTATTGCGGGAAGTACTTGGATGTTCATCTGCTTCCTTATCTTTGCATCTGTCGGACATTTCTCGCTCGATCGCAATGATCCCACAAAGACGCAGGGCGCGGGTATCGCTATGATCGTCTTTGCTTGTCTTTTCATCCTGGGTTTTGCTACCACTTGGGGTCCGATGATTTGGACTATCATGGCTGAGATCTTCCCCTCCCGATATCGTGCAAAGGGCATGGCGCTTTCAACAGCTAGCAACTGGCTCTGGAATTTCCTCCTCGCCTTTTTCACGCCTTTCATCACGAAGGACATTGACTTCCTATATGGATACGTCTTTGCGGGGTGTAATGTCCTTGGTGGATTACTCGTCTACTTCTTCGTCATTGAAGGCCAGGGACGTACTCTCGAGGAGATTGATACCATGTATCTTGAAAGGGTGAACCCTATGAAGAGTTCCAAGTGGGTTCCCCCTCCTCCTGAGGAGATGTCGAGGATCAGGAAGCAGGCTGGTACGGATCTCGAGACTGCTGCTCCTGCGGCGTCGAGTGACGATGAGACGCTTGCGAGGCCCTCAGGTGTTACTGATGGTGGAATGGGACATCATAAGGAGGAGCATGCTGGCACTACGCACCGAGAGTAA